Sequence from the Kineosporia succinea genome:
GCACTGCGCCCCGGCGACCACAGCTTCCTGGGCCTGGGCAACTACAACGACTTCGTCGGCTTCGACAACTACGCAACCGTTTTCACCGACCCCCGACTGCGCAGCGCGGTCGTCAACACGATCACGCTGACCGTGTCGGTCGTGCTGATCAGCCTGCTTCTCGGGCTGGCCCTGGCCGTGCTGCTCGACCGTAAGTTCCCCGGCCGCGGCCTGGCCCGCACGCTGCTCATCGCACCGTTCCTGGTCATGCCGGTGGCCTCGGCCCTGCTGTGGAAGCACGCGCTCTACAACCCCACCTACGGCCTGTTCAACGGCGTCATCAACGGGATCTGGAAGCTGTTCGGCGCCGACCACGGGCCCACCGTGGACTTCGTCTCCAGCTACCCGATGCCCGCCGTGGTCGCCGCGCTGGTCTGGCAGTGGACGCCGTTCATGATGCTGATCCTGCTGGCCGGGCTGCAGGCCCAGCCGACGGACATCCTCGAGGCGGCCCGGGTGGACGGCGCGAACGGCCCGAAGATCTTCCGCCACATCACACTTCCGCACCTGCGGCAGTACATCGAGCTGTCGACGCTGCTCGGCGCGATCTACATCGTTCAGGCGTTCGACGCGATCTTCTCGATCACCCAGGGAGGTCCGGGCAGCGCGACCACCAACCTGCCCTACGAGATCTACCTGACGACGTTCCGCAAGTTCGAGTACGGCGAGGCTGCGGCCGCGGGTGTGATCACCGTGATCGGCACGATCATCGTGGCCACGTTCGCGCTGCGGGTGGTCAGTTCGCTCTTCCGTCAGGAGCAGGCCCGATGACCACACTTCTGAAGCAGCGCAAGAAGACCGCCCGGGGAGAGGGCGATCTCGCCGAGACCGGGGGCATCGCCTGGACCGCCACGGCGTGGATCATCACCCTGATCTTCTTCGCCCCGGTGGCCTGGATGCTGCTCACCTCGCTGCACACCGAGGCCGACGCCGCCACCAACCCGCCGACCCTGTTCAGCGGCCTGACGTTCGAGAACTACTCGGCCCTGTTCGATCGTGGGGTCATGCCGTTCCTGATCAACTCGGCCACCGCGAGCATCATCTCGACGCTGCTCGTGCTGGCCCTGTCGATCCCGGCGGCGTACGCCCTGGCGATCCGCCCGGTGGAGAAGTGGACGGACGTCATGTTCTTCTTCCTCTCCACCAAGTTCCTGCCCGCGATCGCCGCCCTGCTGCCGATCTACCTGCTGGTCAAGCGGGTCGGCGGGCTGGACAACATCTGGGTGCTGGTCATCCTCTACACCGCGATGAACCTGCCGATCGCGGTCTGGATGATGCAGTCGTTCCTGGCCGAGGTGCCCAAGGAGATCATGGAGGCCGCCGAGGTCGACGGGGCCGGCACGCTCCGGGTGATCTGGAGCGTCATCGTCCCGATCATCACCCCGGGCATCGCGGCGACCAGCCTGATCTGTTTCATCTTCAGCTGGAACGAGTTCCTGTTCGCGGTGAACCTGACCGCCACCGTGTCGTCGACCTCCCCGGTGTTCCTGGTCGGCTTCATCACCAGCGAGGGCCTGTTCCTCGCGAAGCTCTGCGCGGCAGCCACTCTGGTGTCGCTGCCGGTGCTCATCGCCGGATTCGCGGCCCAGGACAAGCTGGTTCGCGGTCTGTCGCTGGGCGCGGTGAAGTAGAACCCGGCCGGCATGAGGGACGACGTGCGCACCATCGGTGCGCACGTCGTCTTTCATTGCTAGCCGGCGGTTTCGGCCGCCTCGAGCCAGGCCTCTTCGAGCGCTTCCTTCTCCGCGCTCACCTCACGCAGTTCGGCGTCGAGCTTGGCGACCGCCGCGTGGTCAGTGGCCTTCTCGGCCATCTGCGCGTGCAGTTTCTCTTCGCGGGAGCCGAGTTTCGCGATCTGCCGCTCCAGCCGGGCCATCTCCTTGCGAGCGGCGCGGGTGTCGGCGGCGCTCACCACCGGGCTGTCCGTGTTCTCGACGGGGGACGACGTGGTCGGGCCGGTCTGTTCCTGCGCCGCCCGGAGGCGGAGGTACTCCTCCACCCCTCCCGGGAGATCGCGGATCCGGCCGTCGCCGAGCAGGGCGACCTGCCGGTCGCACAGCCGTTCCAGCAGGTACCGGTCGTGCGAGACCACGATCATCGTGCCGGGCCACTCGTCGAGCGTGTCTTCGATGGCGGCCAGGGTGTCGGTGTCGAGGTCGTTGGTCGGCTCGTCGAGCAGCAGCACGTTGGGCTCGCTCATCAGCAGGCGCAGCAGCTGGAGACGGCGGCGCTCACCACCGGACAGGTCGCCGACCCGGGTCCAGATCTTGTCTTTCGTGAAACCCAGCCGTTCGAGCAGCTGGCCGGCCGTGACGTCCTTGTTGCCGATCCGCACGGTGCCGCGGACCTTCTCGACCGCCTCCTGCACCTTCTGGTCGGCGACGGCGTCGAGCTCGCGCACGTCCTGGCTGAGCGTCACCGCCTGGACGGTCTTGCCGCGCTTCACCCGGCCCGCGGTGGGCGCCGGGGCGTTCGGGCCGCCCAGCAGCATCCGCATGAGGGTGGTCTTGCCCGAGCCGTTGACGCCGACGATGCCGATCCGGTCGCCCGGGCCCAGACGCCAGGTCACGTGCTCGAAAAGGGTTTTCGCGGTGTCGCCGGACCCGACCGTGAGCGTCACGTCCTCGAGGTCGACCACGTCTTTGCCGAGCCGGGCCGTCGCCATCTTGGCCAGGTTCATCTGGTCACGCGGCGGCGGCTCGTTCGCGATCAGGCTCTCGGCCGCGTCGATGCGGAACTGGGGCTTGCTGGTGCGGGCCGGAGCACCGCGCTGCAGCCAGGCCAGCTCCTTGCGCAGGGTGTTCTGGCGGCGTTCCTCGGTGACCGCGGCCACCCGGGCGCGCTCGGCGCGGGTGAGCACGTAGGCGGCGTAACCGCCGTCGTAGTTGTCGACCACACCGTCGTGCACCTCCCAGATGTGCCCGCAGACGGCATCCAGGAACCAGCGGTCGTGGGTGACGACGAGCAGGCCGCCGCGACCGGCGGGCCAGCGCTCGTTGAGGTGACGGGCCAGCCAGGCCACACCCTCCACGTCGAGATGGTTGGTGGGCTCGTCGAGCATGACCAGGTCGTGGTCGCCGATCAGCAGCGCGGCCAGGCCGACCCGGCGGCGCTGGCCCCCGGACAGCTGCCCGAACTTCGCGTCCAGACCGCCGACCGCGTCGGCCTCGAGCCCGCCGAGGATGCCGCCCAGAACGTCGCGCACGCGGGCGTCGCCGGCCCACTCGTGAGCCTCCAGGTCGCCCATGACTGCCTGCCGCACAGTCATTTCCGGGTCGAGCCGGTCTTCCTGCCAGAGCGCGCCCAGGCGAACCTGGCCGCCCTGGGTGACCCGGCCGCCGTCCGGCTCCTGGAGCCGGGCGAGCACCCGGAGCAGCGTGGACTTGCCCTCGCCGTTACGGCCGACCACACCGATCCGGTCGCCGTCGTCGAGACCGAGGGACACCGCGTCCAGAAGCGTTCTGGACCCGTGCACCACGGTGACGGACTCTGCATTGAGAAGGTGAGCCAAGGTTTTACCCACGCACCGATTCGACGAGACGGGCCCCGGGAACGGGGCCGTGAGCACGGCGGACGTCGACGGCCGCCCCGGATGCGGTCAGCGCGACCGCGAGATCGAGAGCGTGACTGGAGTCGCGCGCCAGGAACACCGTGGTCGGGCCGGAACCCGAGACGATGCCACCGAGCGCGCCGACCTTGCGGCCGATCTCCAGAGCGCGTTCGAGATGGGGAGCCAGCGCCAGGGCGGCCGGCTGCAGTTCGTTGTGCAGGCGGGAGCCGAGGGCCTCGGCGTCACCGGCCCGCAGGGCGGCCATCAGCGCGTCGTCGAGCTCCGGCACCGGCGTGGGCTGCGGCGCCTCGCCGGCCTCGCGCATCGCGTCGATCTGGCCGTAGACGGCCGGCGTGGACAGCCCGCCGTCGGCGAGCGCGACCACCCAGGTGTATTCGCCGCGGGCCAGCACCGGGGTGAGCAGCTCGCCCCGGCCGCTGCCGATCGCGGTGCCACCGAGCAGGCTGAACGGCACGTCGGAACCGAGCTGGGCCGCGAGCTGGAGCAGCTGCTCACGGTCGAGACCGGCGTGCCAGAGCGCGTCGCAGGCGACCAGGGCGGCCGCCGCGTCGGCCGAGCCCCCGGCCATGCCTCCCGCCACCGGGATGCCCTTGCGCAGCTCGAACGCCACGTCGGCGCTCTCCAGCCCGATGTGCGCGGCGAGCAGCTGGGCCGCCTTCACCGCCAGGTTGGAGTCGTCGGTGGGCACGGCGTCGGCCTGGATTCCGTCGACCGTGATCGACACTCCCGCCCCGGGCTCGGTGGCCCGGGCCGTGAGGTCGTCGAACAGCCCCACGGCGTGGAACACCGTGGCGAGCTCGTGATAGCCGTCGTCCCGGACCGGGCCCACCCGCAGCTCAAGATTGATCTTGGCGGGCGCCCGCACGATCACTGCTTCCGTCGCCGCCATACGGCCACTCTATTCAATGTCGCGGCCCGGACCGACCATGGGGCGGATCAGCCGGCCAGGTGACTCCAGCGGCTGTCGAGCTCCGACCACCGGCCCTGCGCCACCGCGTGACCGCTGATCATCACCACCACGCGGTCGGCCCGTTCCAGCGCCGCCCGCTTCGAGGTCGAGCCCACCACCGTCACGCCGTGCTCGCGCAGGGCCTGCCAGAGGTCGAGCTCGGTGCCGACGTCGAGTGCGGACGACACGTCGTCGGCCACCAGCAGCTCGGTGCGCGGGGCGAGCGCCCGGGCCAGGGCCAGCCGCTGCAGTTGGCCGCCCGAGAGCCGGGTGCCCTTGTGCCCGATCATCAGCCCGAGCCCGGCCCCGGCCTCGCTCAGGTCGCGCTCGAGCTGGGCCGTGGCCACGGCCGTGTGCATGTCCACGTCGTGCCCGAGCGAGATGTTGTCGGCGACCGTGCCCGACAGCACCCGCGGCACCTGGCCCACGTAGCCCACCTGGTTGGGGCGCAGGAACCGTTCCGGCTCCGTCACCTCCGACCCGTTCCAGGCCAGCGACCCGGTGTGGTGCACGATCCCGGCCAGCGCCCGCAGCAGCGACGACTTGCCCGCGCCGACCGGGCCGACCACCAGCACCAGCTCACCGCGGTGCACGGTCAGGTCGACGTCGCGGGCACCGACCACACCGTCTTCGTGCACGGCGGTGAAGCCGGACAGCGTCAGCTCGCGCAGCGGCTCCCGGCCGGGCAGCACCGGTGCCGGTGCGGTGCCCTCCGCCAGGTCGACCTCGGCCAGCGCGGCCGAGTAGTTCGCCTCACCGATCATCGCGTGGGTGCGACGGGTCCAGACCCGGGCCGACGGCAGCTGGGACACGAACGACGCCGTGGTCCAGGCGAACCACCGGGCCGAGCCCAGCGTGGACACCACGATCAGCACGGCGGCCGAGGTCAGGCCCCCGTTCAGGTACAGCGCCCAGGCCCCGATCGGCAGCAGGCCGGTGGTCAGCGCCGGGGTGGAGCGCGACCAGACCTGGATCATGATCTCCTCGCGCTGCCGGTCGCTGCGCACCCGGTCGAGACCGGCCAGGTGGCCGAGCACCGGCCGGGTGGCCCCGCTCAGCTTCACCGTGCGGGCCGCCGACAGCGACGACACCAGGGCGGTCGCGAACGACGCCCGGGCCGTGACCGTGCGGGCCGCCGCCTTCTCGAGCCTCGGCCCGAACCCGGTGGCGACCAGGCCGGACAGGAGCATGGTGGCCCCGAAGAAGAGCGCCGGCACGATCGAGCCGGACACCACGGTCATCGAGACCATCACCAGCACGCCGATCATGTTGTCGACCATGTTGTCGGCCAGCTGCACGACCCGCTCGGTGTCGCCGGACTGCGCGATCACCGCCGCCGGGGTGTGGTTACTGACGCGCCGGTCACCGGTCTGGCCGTGGGTCAGGCGCAGGTTGATGCGCAGCATCTGGCGCACCCACCACTCCGGGAACCAGCGGTCGGTGAACCACGGCAGGGGCGCCGTGATCAGCAGGGCCGACACGATGCCGACGGCCGGCCAGAGCACACCGCCGGAGCCGTCGACCAGGTCGGCCCAGAGCCAGGGCAGGACCGAGCCGTCGAGGCCGAGCAGGAGCAGCACCAGGAACACGCCGATCGCGGACATGCCGTAGCGGGCGTCGTTGCGCAGGAGCCGGAAGATCTCCCTGACCGTCGAGCCGCGGACCTCGCCGTCGACCGGTGGCGGGTCGGTGCGGCCCGGGGCTTCGGTGATCACCGACTCGGGGGCCGTCGGCGCCGACGCGACCGACGCGTCCTCCAGCAGTTCGCCGGAGGCCGACCGCTGGGCCGGAAGGTGACCGCCCCCGCCCGCCATCACGGGCGAGCGCAGCCGGCTGGACTCGGCGAGCCGCGCGAACCGCTCGGACTGCGCCAGCGGGCCGGACTCGACCACGTGGCCGCTCTCGAGCACCACCACCTCGTCGCAGTCGGCCACCGACGACAGCCGGTGCGCGATCACGATGCCGATACGGCCCGCGAGCAGCCGGGCGCTGGCCCGCTGCACCTGCGCCTCGGTGACCGGGTCCATGCGGGCGGTGGCCTCGTCGAGAATCACCAGGTGCGGTTCGCGCACCAGGATCCGGCCGAACGCGACCAGCTGCTCCTGACCGGCCGAGAGCACGTAACCGCCGTCGCCGAGCCGGGTGTCCAGCCCGTCGGGCAGAC
This genomic interval carries:
- a CDS encoding carbohydrate ABC transporter permease; the protein is MAVATVATTHQDEDAAPPVRRPTGPSSRTRWKRRAPLLPALVFTIVVTQIPFLVTLALSSVSWSALRPGDHSFLGLGNYNDFVGFDNYATVFTDPRLRSAVVNTITLTVSVVLISLLLGLALAVLLDRKFPGRGLARTLLIAPFLVMPVASALLWKHALYNPTYGLFNGVINGIWKLFGADHGPTVDFVSSYPMPAVVAALVWQWTPFMMLILLAGLQAQPTDILEAARVDGANGPKIFRHITLPHLRQYIELSTLLGAIYIVQAFDAIFSITQGGPGSATTNLPYEIYLTTFRKFEYGEAAAAGVITVIGTIIVATFALRVVSSLFRQEQAR
- a CDS encoding carbohydrate ABC transporter permease, producing the protein MTTLLKQRKKTARGEGDLAETGGIAWTATAWIITLIFFAPVAWMLLTSLHTEADAATNPPTLFSGLTFENYSALFDRGVMPFLINSATASIISTLLVLALSIPAAYALAIRPVEKWTDVMFFFLSTKFLPAIAALLPIYLLVKRVGGLDNIWVLVILYTAMNLPIAVWMMQSFLAEVPKEIMEAAEVDGAGTLRVIWSVIVPIITPGIAATSLICFIFSWNEFLFAVNLTATVSSTSPVFLVGFITSEGLFLAKLCAAATLVSLPVLIAGFAAQDKLVRGLSLGAVK
- a CDS encoding ABC-F family ATP-binding cassette domain-containing protein, whose translation is MAHLLNAESVTVVHGSRTLLDAVSLGLDDGDRIGVVGRNGEGKSTLLRVLARLQEPDGGRVTQGGQVRLGALWQEDRLDPEMTVRQAVMGDLEAHEWAGDARVRDVLGGILGGLEADAVGGLDAKFGQLSGGQRRRVGLAALLIGDHDLVMLDEPTNHLDVEGVAWLARHLNERWPAGRGGLLVVTHDRWFLDAVCGHIWEVHDGVVDNYDGGYAAYVLTRAERARVAAVTEERRQNTLRKELAWLQRGAPARTSKPQFRIDAAESLIANEPPPRDQMNLAKMATARLGKDVVDLEDVTLTVGSGDTAKTLFEHVTWRLGPGDRIGIVGVNGSGKTTLMRMLLGGPNAPAPTAGRVKRGKTVQAVTLSQDVRELDAVADQKVQEAVEKVRGTVRIGNKDVTAGQLLERLGFTKDKIWTRVGDLSGGERRRLQLLRLLMSEPNVLLLDEPTNDLDTDTLAAIEDTLDEWPGTMIVVSHDRYLLERLCDRQVALLGDGRIRDLPGGVEEYLRLRAAQEQTGPTTSSPVENTDSPVVSAADTRAARKEMARLERQIAKLGSREEKLHAQMAEKATDHAAVAKLDAELREVSAEKEALEEAWLEAAETAG
- a CDS encoding 4-(cytidine 5'-diphospho)-2-C-methyl-D-erythritol kinase — protein: MAATEAVIVRAPAKINLELRVGPVRDDGYHELATVFHAVGLFDDLTARATEPGAGVSITVDGIQADAVPTDDSNLAVKAAQLLAAHIGLESADVAFELRKGIPVAGGMAGGSADAAAALVACDALWHAGLDREQLLQLAAQLGSDVPFSLLGGTAIGSGRGELLTPVLARGEYTWVVALADGGLSTPAVYGQIDAMREAGEAPQPTPVPELDDALMAALRAGDAEALGSRLHNELQPAALALAPHLERALEIGRKVGALGGIVSGSGPTTVFLARDSSHALDLAVALTASGAAVDVRRAHGPVPGARLVESVRG
- a CDS encoding ATP-binding cassette domain-containing protein, whose protein sequence is MRLLRDLWQTSPRQCALVVALVVFGGAGQAAAAAVAGPVLVDRSGVMFTVLAIGLVLYVLGDLAVNMVAARLTADWSADLRGRLCTVAFSQPLQALEGTPVGEMLDRIDQDIYQVASELRNSGLRIFQYVAVAALSILTALFVWWPAGIGMIVVVAVAAKGLAPQVRRINPARMREEEAWSDLAAVMEESIHGQDDVRTTLARPYVLRLFTDRSSRVLRRGREVWRLSAQLAVAASFIVRGAIAVVVLGGIWALQAGHLDAARLTSIWLLALAFGATVDHICRMVPHLQQGLGAWSRVVQLAASEVEPTGGEKPEDGELTIRDLTFTYPGESERGAVLHGVSLTFTPGRSYALIGRTGSGKSTLAKVLTRSVEVPDGTVRLAGTDLNTIDLEQLRRWVAVVPQRTEILAGSLAENIALFDPELVGSAGRVMDELGLGPWVAGLPDGLDTRLGDGGYVLSAGQEQLVAFGRILVREPHLVILDEATARMDPVTEAQVQRASARLLAGRIGIVIAHRLSSVADCDEVVVLESGHVVESGPLAQSERFARLAESSRLRSPVMAGGGGHLPAQRSASGELLEDASVASAPTAPESVITEAPGRTDPPPVDGEVRGSTVREIFRLLRNDARYGMSAIGVFLVLLLLGLDGSVLPWLWADLVDGSGGVLWPAVGIVSALLITAPLPWFTDRWFPEWWVRQMLRINLRLTHGQTGDRRVSNHTPAAVIAQSGDTERVVQLADNMVDNMIGVLVMVSMTVVSGSIVPALFFGATMLLSGLVATGFGPRLEKAAARTVTARASFATALVSSLSAARTVKLSGATRPVLGHLAGLDRVRSDRQREEIMIQVWSRSTPALTTGLLPIGAWALYLNGGLTSAAVLIVVSTLGSARWFAWTTASFVSQLPSARVWTRRTHAMIGEANYSAALAEVDLAEGTAPAPVLPGREPLRELTLSGFTAVHEDGVVGARDVDLTVHRGELVLVVGPVGAGKSSLLRALAGIVHHTGSLAWNGSEVTEPERFLRPNQVGYVGQVPRVLSGTVADNISLGHDVDMHTAVATAQLERDLSEAGAGLGLMIGHKGTRLSGGQLQRLALARALAPRTELLVADDVSSALDVGTELDLWQALREHGVTVVGSTSKRAALERADRVVVMISGHAVAQGRWSELDSRWSHLAG